The Nitrosococcus watsonii C-113 genome includes the window GCGCATAGGCACTGGAATTTCCCGAAGGCGCAACCTAGCATGGCGCAGCAGCAATAACACCCCCACATCCTGATAATCAAGTAAGGTGGCATCGGGAGCAGCCAGCACTTTCATGGCAGCCTCGTTATAAGCACGGAAACCGGAAGTCAAATCCTCAATCCCCAGTCCCGTCAGTTTTCGAAAATAACTCCAGGCAAGCTGCCGGGCGCGGCTGCCCCGCTCAGGGCAAGCACCGATCACCACGTCTACCTCTCCCGAAACCAGCGTTGCGAGCAGCAAAGGGAGATATTCTGGCAGATGCTGACCATCGGCATCCATGGTTAATACCTGCTGATAGCCGGTCCTCAGTGCATAGCGCATACCCGCCTGAGTCGCGCCCCAAGCCCCCAGATTGCAGCTCAGGGGCAAAACGGTGGCACCGGCGGAGCGGGCGATACAGGCAGTTTCGTCCGTGCTGGCATCGTCAATCACGACCACATCTCCACCCAAATGCTCTTTGGCTGCCTCCACTAGGCCGCCAATGGTTGCTGCTTCATTATGGGCCGGAATCAAAACCGCAAATCCCGCCAAAACGGGAAATGATTGAGAATGTGAGTGCATAAGAGTATGATTTAACAAAAAAAACGCCAGCGAATGCTGGCGTTTTTCTCCTGCTGGCAGGAAAATTGGGCTTTTTACTTAAGGCTACCTATAAAAGCCGCTACATCGGCAATGTTCTTCTCACTCATAGCCGCCGCATTAGCGTTCATGATAGCGCCAGGCCCTTCGCCTTTCCGCTCGCCACTCTTGAAGGCATGGAGTTGCTCGGAGATATAAGCGGCATCATGGCCCGCCAATTTTGGGAACATGGCGGGGTTAACACTCTCCCCTTTTGGCCCGT containing:
- a CDS encoding c-type cytochrome — its product is MLKKALLTVASAALICSSGLLMAEGDGDAEAGKAYYTQHGCAACHGPKGESVNPAMFPKLAGHDAAYISEQLHAFKSGERKGEGPGAIMNANAAAMSEKNIADVAAFIGSLK
- a CDS encoding glycosyltransferase family 2 protein: MHSHSQSFPVLAGFAVLIPAHNEAATIGGLVEAAKEHLGGDVVVIDDASTDETACIARSAGATVLPLSCNLGAWGATQAGMRYALRTGYQQVLTMDADGQHLPEYLPLLLATLVSGEVDVVIGACPERGSRARQLAWSYFRKLTGLGIEDLTSGFRAYNEAAMKVLAAPDATLLDYQDVGVLLLLRHARLRLREIPVPMRERDHGGSRVFPSWLVVGKYMLQTSLLCLAKVGMNGKRRVAQR